From Magnolia sinica isolate HGM2019 chromosome 13, MsV1, whole genome shotgun sequence, one genomic window encodes:
- the LOC131223346 gene encoding syntaxin-32-like isoform X1, giving the protein MPVKPGQSSYRDRTQEFLTVAERLKKSFSSSGTPNVPSSSSSKPDGPPRSAVSIQSEFNKRASKIGYGIHQTSQKLAKLAKLAKRTSVFDDPTVEIQELTAVIKQDITALNSAVVDLQLLCNSQNESRNISSDTTSHSTTVVDNLKNRLMSATKEFKEVLTMRTENLKVHENRRQLFSSTASKDATNPFIRQRPLVTRSASSTSTAPPPPWANGSTSSSQLFARKHNGDPPSEAQPLIQQQKQQQQQQQMVPVQDTYMQSRAEALQNVESTIHELSNIFTQLATMVSQQGEVAIRIDENMEDTLANVEGAQGALLKYLNGISSNRWLMIKIFFVLVVFLMIFLFFVA; this is encoded by the exons ATGCCTGTGAAACCTGGGCAGTCGTCGTATCGTGACCGTACACAAGAGTTCCTCACGGTAGCAGAGAGGCTGAAGAAGTCGTTCTCGTCGTCGGGGACGCCAAATGTGCCGAGCAGCAGCAGCTCGAAACCGGATGGACCGCCACGATCTGCGGTGTCAATCCAGTCGGAGTTTAACAAGAGAGCTTCAAAGATTGGGTATGGGATCCATCAGACGTCGCAAAAGCTTGCAAAGCTCGCGAAAT TGGCAAAGAGGACATCAGTTTTTGATGATCCAACTGTGGAGATACAAGAGCTGACAGCTGTCATCAAGCAGGACATTACTGCTTTGAACTCGGCGGTGGTGGACTTGCAACTCCTCTGCAATTCACAGAATGAAAGCAGGAATATCTCCAGTGATACTACCAGTCATTCGACAACTGTTGTGGATAATCTGAAGAATCGTTTGATGAGTGCCACAAAAGAATTTAAAGAAGTGCTAACAATGCGAACAGAG aaCTTGAAGGTTCATGAGAATAGAAGGCAGTTGTTTTCTTCAACTGCTTCAAAGGATGCAACAAATCCTTTCATTCGGCAGCGTCCTCTTGTCACGAGATCTGCTTCTAGTACTTCAACTGCCCCCCCTCCCCCGTGGGCTAATGGCTCAACATCTTCATCTCAACTGTTTGCAAG GAAGCATAATGGCGATCCCCCCTCAGAGGCACAGCCATTGATACAGCAACAgaagcaacaacaacagcaacagcaaATGGTGCCAGTACAAGACACTTACATGCAGAGCAGAGCTGAAGCTCTTCAAAATGTCGAATCGaccattcacgaactaagcaacATCTTTACCCAGCTGGCCACTATGGTTTCCCAGCAAGGAGAGGTCGCCATCAG GATCGATGAGAACATGGAGGACACATTGGCAAATGTGGAGGGAGCGCAAGGGGCACTGCTGAAGTACCTCAATGGGATATCCTCCAACCGGTGGCTGATGATCAAGATATTCTTTGTATTGGTAGTATTCCTAATGATCTTCCTATTTTTTGTTGCATAA
- the LOC131223346 gene encoding syntaxin-32-like isoform X2, which yields MTMMNQSNLVQNIMIFASRMIFGATKCLTLERVAKRTSVFDDPTVEIQELTAVIKQDITALNSAVVDLQLLCNSQNESRNISSDTTSHSTTVVDNLKNRLMSATKEFKEVLTMRTENLKVHENRRQLFSSTASKDATNPFIRQRPLVTRSASSTSTAPPPPWANGSTSSSQLFARKHNGDPPSEAQPLIQQQKQQQQQQQMVPVQDTYMQSRAEALQNVESTIHELSNIFTQLATMVSQQGEVAIRIDENMEDTLANVEGAQGALLKYLNGISSNRWLMIKIFFVLVVFLMIFLFFVA from the exons ATGACGATGAtgaatcagtctaatttggtgcaaaatatcatgatatttgcatctaggatgatatttggtgcaaccaaatgcctAACGCTTGAGAGGG TGGCAAAGAGGACATCAGTTTTTGATGATCCAACTGTGGAGATACAAGAGCTGACAGCTGTCATCAAGCAGGACATTACTGCTTTGAACTCGGCGGTGGTGGACTTGCAACTCCTCTGCAATTCACAGAATGAAAGCAGGAATATCTCCAGTGATACTACCAGTCATTCGACAACTGTTGTGGATAATCTGAAGAATCGTTTGATGAGTGCCACAAAAGAATTTAAAGAAGTGCTAACAATGCGAACAGAG aaCTTGAAGGTTCATGAGAATAGAAGGCAGTTGTTTTCTTCAACTGCTTCAAAGGATGCAACAAATCCTTTCATTCGGCAGCGTCCTCTTGTCACGAGATCTGCTTCTAGTACTTCAACTGCCCCCCCTCCCCCGTGGGCTAATGGCTCAACATCTTCATCTCAACTGTTTGCAAG GAAGCATAATGGCGATCCCCCCTCAGAGGCACAGCCATTGATACAGCAACAgaagcaacaacaacagcaacagcaaATGGTGCCAGTACAAGACACTTACATGCAGAGCAGAGCTGAAGCTCTTCAAAATGTCGAATCGaccattcacgaactaagcaacATCTTTACCCAGCTGGCCACTATGGTTTCCCAGCAAGGAGAGGTCGCCATCAG GATCGATGAGAACATGGAGGACACATTGGCAAATGTGGAGGGAGCGCAAGGGGCACTGCTGAAGTACCTCAATGGGATATCCTCCAACCGGTGGCTGATGATCAAGATATTCTTTGTATTGGTAGTATTCCTAATGATCTTCCTATTTTTTGTTGCATAA